The DNA window CGGGGGCTGCTCCTCACCCTCGTCGTCGCCTTCTCCATGTTGCCCGTCGTGAGCCTGCTCGTGCCCCTCTTCCGGCTGATGCGGAGCGCGAACCTGCTCAACTCCTACCCCGCCCTGATCCTCCCCTACGCGGCGCTGAGCCTGCCCGTCGCGGTCCTCACGCTCGTCGCCTTCTTCAGCGCCATCCCGCGCGATCTGGAGGCGGCGGCGATGGTGGACGGCACCTCCCGCGTCGGCGCGATGACCCGGATCGTGCTGCCGCTGAGCCTGCCGGGCGTGGTGACGGCGGCGCTCCTCGTCTTCGTCAATTCGTGGAACGAATTCCTGCTGGCGCTGAGCTTCAACACGCGCCTGAACATGCGCACGGTCTCGGTCGGCGTCACTCTGTACCAGGGGGAATTCGCGTTCCCGTGGCCGCTCATCAGCGCGGCGGTGGTGATTGCGGTCGTGCCCATCGTCGTGCTGATCGCCGTATTCCAGAAGCGCTTCGTGGCGGGGCTGACGGCGGGAGGGGTGAAGGCGTGAGGAGGAAGCAAAACGGCTTAAGCTTTTGCATTTCTGCCCCTCCCCCTTGAGAGGGGAGGCTGGGACTGGCACAGTTCCGCAGGAGAGGGGGTGACCGCAAACGACCTGCGGCGCGGCTGGAAAGAAGGGCAGGGCATCCTGCCAGCGTCGGCGTTGCTCCGTCACCCCCTCACCCCGGCCCTCTCCC is part of the Deinococcus apachensis DSM 19763 genome and encodes:
- a CDS encoding carbohydrate ABC transporter permease, yielding MEQAPRLNLSERVIRALGLALLVFGGFFPLVWMLLTSLKNEGELQKFPVQYLPSHPDIANYARVFSEQPFGTFFMNSLIVSVLSTALCVAVAVPAAYALARLEIRARGLLLTLVVAFSMLPVVSLLVPLFRLMRSANLLNSYPALILPYAALSLPVAVLTLVAFFSAIPRDLEAAAMVDGTSRVGAMTRIVLPLSLPGVVTAALLVFVNSWNEFLLALSFNTRLNMRTVSVGVTLYQGEFAFPWPLISAAVVIAVVPIVVLIAVFQKRFVAGLTAGGVKA